A genome region from Methanosarcinales archaeon includes the following:
- the hisB gene encoding imidazoleglycerol-phosphate dehydratase HisB: protein MRTAKQKRRTKETDIELKLNLDGSGSVDIDTGIAFFDHMLTSLTRHSGFDLTVSARGDVQVDEHHTIEDVGIVLGSALAKALGEKKGIARFGEARIPMDESLAEVALDIGGRSYLTFDAKFMSPKVGDFGTQMTRHFFESLVNNGGINVHMKVEGENDHHKIEALFKAFAVALKRAAALNGGDVPSTKGVL from the coding sequence ATGAGAACCGCAAAACAGAAACGAAGAACCAAAGAAACTGATATAGAACTGAAACTTAACCTTGACGGCAGCGGATCTGTAGATATTGACACCGGCATTGCATTTTTTGACCATATGCTCACATCCCTGACCAGGCACAGTGGTTTTGACCTGACAGTCTCTGCCAGGGGTGATGTTCAGGTGGATGAGCATCATACCATTGAAGACGTTGGGATAGTACTGGGAAGCGCGCTTGCCAAGGCACTGGGTGAAAAAAAAGGTATCGCACGCTTTGGAGAGGCCAGGATACCCATGGACGAGTCACTTGCTGAAGTTGCTTTGGATATAGGCGGCAGGAGTTACCTTACTTTTGATGCTAAATTTATGAGTCCGAAAGTGGGTGATTTTGGAACCCAGATGACCAGACATTTCTTTGAGTCGCTGGTCAATAATGGGGGTATAAATGTGCATATGAAAGTCGAAGGGGAAAATGATCACCACAAGATCGAGGCGCTTTTTAAGGCTTTTGCTGTTGCGCTGAAACGGGCTGCTGCATTAAACGGTGGAGACGTGCCAAGTACCAAAGGAGTACTATAA